Proteins encoded in a region of the Brevundimonas vesicularis genome:
- the prfB gene encoding peptide chain release factor 2 (programmed frameshift), with product MRPDVEAMKADIEQSVALLRRRLDWDVALRKLDELNARVEDPTLWDKPDEAQAVSRERSQLEGKINTVKAMEQDLEDGVMLAEMADEEGDEGALEDARASLRGIKERAARAELEALLSGEADGNDAYLEVNSGAGGTESNDWAGMLLRMYSRWAKAHGYEVTIEAHEEGEQAGVKSATILIEGPNAYGWLKSESGVHRLVRISPYDAAAKRHTSFASIGVSPVVDDAIEIDINPSDVRTDTYRASGAGGQHINKTDSAVRLTHTPTNTVVACQAGRSQHQNREMAWKMLRARLYELELQKREAAAQALADAKTDIGWGHQIRSYVLQPYQMVKDLRTEVETSDTQGVLDGDLDAFMGAALAQRVGETRGSSVD from the exons ATGAGACCGGATGTCGAGGCCATGAAGGCCGACATCGAGCAGAGCGTCGCTCTGCTCAGGAGGCGTCTT GACTGGGATGTCGCTCTAAGAAAGCTCGATGAGCTGAATGCGCGCGTCGAGGATCCGACGCTGTGGGACAAGCCCGACGAGGCCCAGGCCGTCAGCCGCGAACGCTCGCAGCTGGAAGGCAAGATCAACACCGTCAAGGCGATGGAGCAGGACCTCGAAGACGGGGTGATGCTGGCCGAGATGGCGGACGAGGAGGGCGACGAGGGCGCGCTGGAAGACGCTCGCGCGTCGCTGCGCGGCATCAAGGAACGCGCCGCCCGCGCCGAGCTGGAAGCTTTGCTGTCCGGCGAGGCTGACGGCAACGACGCCTATCTGGAAGTGAACTCCGGCGCGGGCGGCACCGAGTCGAACGACTGGGCCGGCATGCTGCTGCGCATGTACTCTCGCTGGGCCAAGGCGCACGGCTATGAGGTCACGATCGAAGCGCACGAAGAGGGCGAGCAGGCGGGGGTCAAGTCGGCCACCATCCTGATCGAGGGGCCCAACGCCTATGGCTGGCTGAAGTCGGAATCGGGCGTGCACCGCCTGGTCCGCATCAGCCCCTATGACGCGGCGGCCAAGCGCCACACCAGCTTCGCCTCCATCGGGGTGTCGCCGGTCGTGGACGACGCGATCGAAATCGACATCAACCCCTCGGACGTCCGCACCGACACCTATCGCGCCTCGGGCGCGGGCGGTCAGCACATCAACAAGACCGACTCGGCTGTGCGCCTGACCCACACCCCGACCAACACCGTCGTGGCCTGCCAGGCCGGCCGGTCGCAGCACCAGAACCGCGAGATGGCATGGAAGATGCTGCGCGCGCGCCTGTACGAGCTGGAACTGCAGAAGCGTGAGGCGGCGGCTCAGGCGCTGGCCGACGCCAAGACCGACATCGGGTGGGGTCACCAGATCCGCTCCTATGTCCTGCAGCCCTATCAGATGGTGAAGGACCTGCGGACCGAGGTTGAGACCTCGGACACCCAGGGGGTGCTGGACGGCGACCTGGACGCCTTCATGGGCGCGGCCCTGGCCCAGCGGGTCGGCGAGACCCGCGGATCGAGCGTGGACTGA
- the tyrS gene encoding tyrosine--tRNA ligase — MTEHAFKSDFLRTLQARGYIHQITHPVELDEAAAAGVVPGYIGFDATAPSLHVGSLIQIMMLRRLQQAGGKPIVLMGGGTTKVGDPTGKDTSRPQLTEETIQSNIDTIKTVFAKFLTFGDGPTDAVMVNNDDWLSGYGYIQFLRDFGTHFTVNRMLSFDSVKLRLEREQPMTFLEFNYMLMQSVDFLELNRSHKVTLQMGGSDQWGNITSGVDLVRRVDQKAAFGLTTPLLTTASGGKMGKTAQGAIWLNAEQLSPYDYWQFWRNAEDADVGRFMRLFTDLSLEQIAEYEALEGAAINEAKKALADAATTLLHGADEAAKARAAAESNFEMGQLSADLPTVELPSAEVYGAMIAAVVTKAGLTASNGEARRLAQGGGLRLNDAAVSDGAQLLTEADLKDGVIKLAAGKKKIVLVRPV, encoded by the coding sequence ATGACCGAACACGCCTTCAAATCCGACTTCCTGCGCACGCTTCAGGCGCGCGGCTACATCCATCAGATCACCCACCCCGTCGAATTGGACGAGGCGGCCGCTGCGGGCGTGGTGCCGGGCTATATCGGTTTCGACGCCACTGCACCGTCACTGCACGTCGGCAGCCTGATCCAGATCATGATGTTGCGCCGGCTTCAGCAAGCGGGCGGCAAGCCCATCGTCCTGATGGGCGGCGGCACGACCAAGGTCGGCGACCCCACCGGCAAGGATACGTCGCGTCCGCAACTGACCGAAGAGACAATCCAGTCCAACATCGACACCATCAAGACGGTCTTCGCCAAGTTCCTGACGTTCGGCGACGGACCGACCGATGCGGTCATGGTCAATAACGACGACTGGCTGTCCGGCTACGGCTACATCCAGTTCCTGCGGGATTTCGGCACCCACTTCACCGTCAACCGGATGCTGAGCTTCGATTCAGTCAAGCTGCGCCTTGAGCGCGAACAGCCGATGACCTTCCTTGAGTTCAACTACATGCTGATGCAGTCGGTGGACTTCCTGGAGCTCAATCGCAGCCACAAGGTCACCCTGCAAATGGGCGGCTCGGACCAGTGGGGCAACATCACTTCGGGCGTGGATCTGGTGCGCCGCGTGGATCAGAAGGCCGCCTTCGGCCTGACCACGCCGCTGCTGACCACGGCATCGGGCGGTAAGATGGGCAAGACCGCTCAGGGCGCCATCTGGCTGAACGCCGAACAACTCAGCCCCTACGACTACTGGCAGTTCTGGCGTAACGCCGAGGACGCCGACGTCGGCCGCTTCATGCGCCTGTTCACCGACCTGAGCCTGGAGCAGATCGCGGAATACGAGGCCCTTGAGGGCGCCGCCATCAACGAGGCCAAGAAGGCCCTCGCCGACGCCGCGACCACGCTCCTGCATGGCGCGGACGAGGCCGCAAAGGCGCGCGCCGCCGCCGAAAGCAACTTTGAAATGGGTCAGTTGTCCGCTGACCTGCCGACCGTCGAACTGCCGTCGGCCGAGGTTTACGGCGCCATGATCGCCGCCGTCGTGACAAAGGCTGGCCTGACGGCCTCCAACGGCGAGGCCCGTCGCCTGGCCCAAGGCGGCGGCCTGCGCCTCAACGACGCCGCAGTGTCCGACGGCGCCCAACTGCTGACCGAGGCCGACCTCAAGGACGGCGTCATCAAACTGGCGGCGGGCAAGAAAAAGATCGTTCTGGTGAGGCCCGTCTAA
- a CDS encoding peroxiredoxin, which produces MINERQPAPALDLPTDGGGRVALDALKGKPAVIYFYPKDDTTGCTREAQDFTALAPDFAALGVPVIGVSKDTVKKHDKFKAKYDLAVTLASDEDGAACEAWGVWVQKKLYGREYMGVERATFLIDAEGHVAKAWRNVKVADHAAAVLEAARAL; this is translated from the coding sequence ATGATCAATGAACGCCAGCCCGCGCCCGCCCTCGACCTGCCCACGGACGGCGGCGGCCGCGTCGCCCTCGACGCCCTAAAGGGCAAGCCCGCCGTCATCTATTTCTACCCCAAGGACGACACGACCGGCTGCACGCGCGAGGCCCAGGACTTCACCGCCCTGGCGCCCGACTTCGCTGCGCTGGGCGTTCCGGTCATCGGCGTGTCCAAGGACACGGTGAAGAAGCACGACAAGTTCAAGGCCAAATACGATCTCGCCGTCACCCTCGCCTCCGACGAGGACGGCGCCGCCTGCGAGGCTTGGGGCGTCTGGGTGCAGAAGAAGCTTTATGGCCGCGAATATATGGGCGTCGAGCGGGCCACCTTCCTGATCGACGCCGAGGGCCACGTCGCCAAGGCCTGGCGCAATGTGAAGGTCGCCGACCACGCCGCCGCCGTGCTGGAGGCCGCCAGGGCCCTGTGA
- a CDS encoding GIY-YIG nuclease family protein, translating into MAFFTYIVASRRNGTLYTGSTDDLIQRVAQHRNKTFAGFTAKYDVDLLVWFEVHETREAAFRRERQIKKWNRDWKLQMIEKENSNWLDLYDDFRLGGLKDAKDWVPAFAGMSGMSETPNDQ; encoded by the coding sequence ATGGCTTTCTTCACCTACATCGTCGCAAGCCGCCGAAATGGAACACTCTATACAGGTTCGACCGATGACCTGATCCAGCGTGTCGCGCAGCACAGGAACAAGACCTTCGCCGGCTTTACCGCCAAGTATGACGTGGATCTGCTGGTCTGGTTCGAAGTTCACGAAACGCGTGAGGCCGCATTCCGCCGGGAACGGCAGATCAAGAAATGGAACCGAGACTGGAAGCTTCAGATGATCGAAAAGGAAAATTCGAACTGGCTCGATCTGTATGATGACTTTCGCCTTGGCGGCCTGAAGGACGCCAAGGACTGGGTCCCCGCCTTCGCGGGGATGAGCGGAATGAGTGAGACACCCAATGATCAATGA
- a CDS encoding DOMON-like domain-containing protein: MRLPLIPHPTSSPAGLTLEVEARRAGRVLSLEYVLAGPVDGVWRPETAARVRTDGLWQATCFEAFVRTEAGGYVEYNLSPSGAWAAYRFDGYREGMRDLEMPAPFIVTRSAPGQFVLTADVTLPEDAVGAAGLAAVIRGVDGAIGYWALAHPSDKPDFHHPDSFALDLT; this comes from the coding sequence ATGCGTCTGCCTCTGATCCCGCACCCGACATCCAGCCCGGCCGGGCTGACGCTGGAGGTCGAGGCGCGGCGAGCCGGGCGGGTGTTGAGCCTGGAGTATGTGCTGGCCGGACCGGTGGATGGGGTGTGGCGGCCGGAGACGGCGGCGCGGGTGCGGACGGATGGGCTGTGGCAGGCAACCTGTTTCGAGGCGTTCGTTCGCACCGAGGCGGGCGGCTATGTCGAATACAATCTGTCGCCGTCGGGGGCGTGGGCGGCCTATCGATTCGACGGCTATCGCGAGGGGATGCGGGATCTGGAGATGCCCGCGCCGTTCATCGTGACGCGGTCGGCGCCCGGACAGTTCGTGCTGACGGCGGACGTGACGTTGCCGGAGGATGCCGTTGGGGCGGCGGGGTTGGCGGCGGTGATCCGGGGCGTGGACGGGGCGATCGGCTATTGGGCGCTGGCGCATCCTTCGGATAAGCCCGACTTTCATCATCCCGACTCGTTCGCGCTGGACCTGACATGA
- a CDS encoding DUF4287 domain-containing protein — protein sequence MPDNPVKGPASYFPSIEKTYGHPISYWQQIVRDGYPARHMELVSILKDAHGMGHGHANAVVAYTLAQDGLK from the coding sequence ATGCCCGACAATCCCGTGAAGGGTCCGGCGTCATACTTCCCCTCAATCGAGAAGACCTACGGCCATCCTATTTCCTATTGGCAGCAGATTGTGCGCGACGGCTATCCCGCCCGGCACATGGAGTTGGTCTCCATTCTCAAGGACGCGCACGGCATGGGCCACGGCCACGCCAACGCCGTGGTCGCCTACACGTTGGCGCAGGACGGATTGAAGTAG
- a CDS encoding bactofilin family protein: MFTKSKSYDSGSNGLGIPPAPEPTTPTPTTATTPSLPATTPAPRAPEPARPAARSSNLSTLSAGVKYEGNISGAGELQVDGSLKGDVRVSRVVIGEGGSVEGTVHADVLDVRGRVSGAIVAKQVKLHATARVEGDITQEQLAIDQGAWFQGRCNQAKRDTPGAAMLEAPAPKADKADKTAA, translated from the coding sequence ATGTTCACCAAGAGCAAATCCTACGACAGCGGATCGAACGGCCTGGGCATCCCCCCGGCGCCCGAACCGACCACGCCCACGCCGACGACAGCGACCACGCCGTCCCTGCCCGCGACAACGCCTGCGCCGCGCGCGCCTGAACCGGCCCGTCCAGCGGCCCGGTCCAGCAACCTCTCGACACTCTCGGCCGGCGTGAAATACGAAGGCAACATCTCCGGCGCCGGCGAGCTTCAGGTCGACGGCTCCCTGAAGGGCGACGTTCGCGTCTCGCGCGTCGTGATCGGCGAAGGCGGCTCGGTCGAGGGCACGGTCCATGCCGACGTGCTTGACGTGCGCGGCCGCGTCTCCGGCGCCATCGTCGCCAAACAGGTCAAGCTTCACGCTACCGCCCGCGTCGAGGGCGACATCACGCAGGAACAGCTCGCCATCGACCAGGGCGCTTGGTTCCAGGGCCGCTGTAACCAGGCCAAGCGCGACACCCCCGGCGCCGCCATGCTGGAAGCCCCCGCGCCGAAGGCTGACAAGGCGGACAAGACCGCCGCCTGA
- a CDS encoding penicillin-binding protein 1A, which translates to MKIAERWFVWAGMVLLGGIALAGLVVAVYAAWLFHDLPDASELADYRPPTATRVYAGDGTLIGEFSDERRIYVSYDQIPQPVIHAFLAAEDRNFFQHGGIDVGGIGRASLKNVFNLASGRRLEGGSTITQQVAKNVLLTNESSLNRKLKEAILANRLEATLSKEQILELYLNEIFLGYRSFGIASAAYNYFGKSLAQLTPDEAAFLASLPKGPNNYHPKRHPGAAKGRRDWVLGEMEQSGWLTPEQLVEARAKPLITRDAPQRSDYKDADFFVEEARRQAAANPQFGEQLRAGGFYMRTTLDPTLQTAARRALMQGLENYDRRHGWRGGWGTTDFADGWQAVALKEQAPPERRSWQAAAIESVSGNTVRIRTARDDKSGTLLASDAAWANANRQLKRGELIFVEPQGGQFALKQVPRVNGALVAIEPQSGRVLAMVGGYSYALSSFNRATQARRQPGSAFKPFVYATALEGDFTPASIVLDAPISFAGGPNGTRWTPENYSRQYYGPQTLRRGLELSRNVMTVRLAQSVGMKKIVEQADRMGLPGMTPNLSVSLGAGEVTPLDITAAYSAFANGGRRVTPYLIDYVQDRDGETIFRADNRSCRECGRGFSGQESPRLQQRGTQVIDPITAYQMSSMLEGVVQRGTAASARGLGPWVAGKTGTTNEYRSAWFVGFTTDIVVGVFIGFDDNRSLGSGEAGASAAVPVFTEFMQTALKERPARPFVRPKNAIFRTVNGIEEAFRPGTERQAPPPRPTGPAQPVGPQNYYEVIRREQEAASGAPASSPAPTAPPPPKKAPAEDLSGLY; encoded by the coding sequence GTGAAGATTGCCGAACGCTGGTTCGTGTGGGCGGGCATGGTTCTGCTGGGCGGCATCGCCCTGGCGGGGTTGGTCGTCGCCGTCTATGCGGCGTGGCTGTTCCACGACCTGCCCGATGCGTCGGAGCTAGCGGATTATCGCCCGCCGACCGCGACGCGCGTCTATGCCGGTGACGGCACCCTGATCGGCGAGTTTTCGGACGAGCGCCGGATCTATGTCTCCTACGACCAGATTCCCCAGCCGGTGATCCACGCCTTCCTGGCGGCTGAAGATCGCAACTTCTTCCAGCATGGCGGCATCGACGTGGGCGGCATCGGCCGCGCGTCGCTGAAGAACGTCTTCAATCTGGCGTCGGGACGCCGGCTGGAAGGCGGTTCGACCATCACCCAGCAGGTGGCCAAGAACGTCCTGCTGACCAACGAATCCAGCCTGAACCGCAAGCTGAAGGAAGCCATCCTGGCCAATCGCCTGGAGGCGACCCTATCCAAGGAGCAGATCCTCGAGCTGTATCTGAACGAGATATTCCTGGGCTATCGCTCGTTCGGCATAGCGTCGGCGGCCTACAACTATTTCGGCAAATCGCTGGCGCAGCTGACGCCCGACGAAGCCGCCTTCCTGGCGTCCCTGCCCAAGGGGCCGAACAACTATCACCCCAAGCGTCACCCCGGCGCGGCCAAGGGCCGTCGTGACTGGGTGCTGGGCGAGATGGAGCAGAGCGGCTGGCTGACGCCTGAACAGCTGGTCGAGGCACGCGCCAAGCCTCTGATCACGCGCGATGCGCCGCAACGGTCGGATTACAAGGACGCCGACTTCTTCGTCGAAGAAGCGCGCCGCCAGGCCGCCGCCAACCCCCAGTTCGGCGAGCAGCTGCGCGCTGGCGGCTTCTATATGCGCACGACCCTGGACCCGACGCTGCAGACGGCGGCGCGCCGGGCTCTGATGCAGGGGCTTGAGAACTACGACCGTCGTCACGGCTGGCGCGGCGGGTGGGGCACGACCGATTTCGCCGACGGCTGGCAGGCGGTCGCGCTGAAAGAACAGGCGCCGCCCGAGCGTCGCAGCTGGCAGGCCGCAGCCATCGAAAGCGTCAGCGGCAACACGGTGCGCATCCGCACGGCCCGCGACGACAAGTCCGGCACGCTGCTGGCTTCGGACGCGGCCTGGGCCAACGCCAACCGCCAGCTGAAGCGCGGCGAACTGATCTTCGTGGAGCCCCAGGGCGGGCAGTTCGCCCTGAAGCAGGTGCCGCGCGTCAACGGGGCGCTGGTGGCCATCGAGCCGCAGTCCGGCCGCGTGCTGGCGATGGTCGGCGGCTATTCCTATGCGCTGTCCAGCTTCAACCGGGCGACTCAGGCGCGCCGCCAACCGGGTTCAGCGTTCAAACCCTTCGTCTATGCGACGGCGCTGGAGGGCGACTTCACTCCCGCCTCGATCGTGCTGGATGCGCCGATCAGCTTTGCCGGCGGTCCCAACGGCACGCGCTGGACGCCCGAGAACTACAGCCGCCAATACTATGGCCCTCAGACGCTGCGTCGCGGGCTGGAGCTGTCGCGCAACGTCATGACGGTACGGCTGGCACAGTCGGTCGGCATGAAGAAGATTGTGGAGCAGGCGGATCGCATGGGGCTGCCCGGCATGACGCCGAACCTGTCGGTCTCGCTGGGCGCCGGCGAGGTCACGCCTCTGGATATCACGGCCGCTTATTCCGCCTTCGCGAACGGCGGTCGGCGGGTGACGCCCTATCTGATCGACTATGTTCAGGACCGTGACGGCGAGACCATCTTCCGCGCCGACAACCGCAGCTGCCGCGAATGCGGACGGGGCTTCTCGGGCCAGGAGTCGCCGCGCCTGCAGCAGCGCGGAACCCAGGTCATCGACCCGATCACCGCCTATCAGATGAGCTCCATGCTGGAAGGCGTGGTCCAACGCGGCACCGCCGCCAGCGCGCGCGGCCTGGGGCCCTGGGTCGCGGGCAAGACCGGCACGACCAACGAATATCGCTCGGCCTGGTTCGTGGGCTTCACCACCGACATCGTGGTCGGCGTGTTCATCGGCTTCGACGACAACCGCTCGCTGGGATCCGGTGAAGCCGGCGCCTCGGCCGCCGTGCCGGTCTTCACGGAGTTCATGCAGACGGCCTTGAAGGAAAGGCCGGCTCGCCCGTTCGTGCGGCCCAAGAACGCCATATTCCGGACCGTCAACGGCATCGAGGAGGCCTTCCGCCCCGGCACCGAACGCCAGGCCCCGCCGCCGCGCCCGACCGGTCCGGCCCAGCCCGTCGGACCGCAGAACTACTACGAGGTGATCCGCCGCGAGCAGGAGGCCGCCAGCGGCGCGCCCGCCTCGTCGCCGGCGCCCACCGCGCCACCGCCGCCCAAGAAGGCGCCGGCCGAGGACTTGAGCGGATTGTACTGA